From one Flavobacteriales bacterium genomic stretch:
- a CDS encoding glycosyltransferase, producing MPAPPSYGGVIDVYYKAKALAELGVKVHLHCFHYGRPKAKELERFCASVHYYPRNTGKLQLLNALPYVVVSRRSEALMERLLQDAHPILFEGLHCCYHLGDPRLHGRIRIVRAHNVEHDYYGALAKAASNTFRRTYFINEAHKLQRFEPVLAEASRVLAISPKDEAYFGSHFHNVAHVPAFHASEKVEVPDGLGDFAFYHGALGVAENDQAALYLVKKVFDGLPVKLIIAGSDASAELKRAVAKAPNVELREGIATEQIHALVRAAQVNVLPTFQATGIKLKLLLCLFNGRHVVCNTPMIEGTGLEGLCHVHDDPQGMRESILACMGKPANGQALEARARVLEERFSNRRNAELILALLA from the coding sequence GTGCCCGCCCCGCCGAGCTATGGCGGCGTGATTGACGTGTACTACAAGGCGAAGGCGCTCGCGGAGCTGGGCGTGAAGGTGCACCTGCACTGCTTCCACTACGGCCGTCCGAAGGCGAAGGAACTGGAGCGGTTCTGCGCCAGCGTCCACTACTACCCGCGCAACACCGGCAAACTGCAGTTGCTCAACGCGCTGCCCTACGTGGTGGTGAGCCGCCGCAGCGAAGCGCTGATGGAGCGCCTGCTCCAGGATGCGCATCCCATCCTCTTCGAGGGGCTGCACTGCTGCTACCACCTCGGCGATCCGCGCCTGCACGGCCGCATCCGGATCGTGCGCGCGCACAACGTGGAGCACGACTATTACGGCGCGCTCGCGAAGGCCGCGTCGAACACCTTCCGCCGCACCTACTTCATCAACGAGGCGCACAAGCTGCAGCGCTTCGAGCCGGTGCTGGCCGAAGCCTCGCGCGTGCTGGCCATTTCACCGAAGGATGAGGCCTACTTCGGCTCGCACTTCCACAACGTGGCGCATGTGCCAGCCTTCCATGCCAGCGAGAAGGTGGAGGTGCCCGATGGTCTCGGCGATTTCGCTTTCTACCACGGCGCGTTGGGCGTGGCGGAGAACGATCAGGCGGCGCTGTACCTGGTGAAAAAGGTATTCGATGGCCTGCCCGTGAAGCTCATCATCGCCGGCAGCGATGCCAGCGCAGAGCTGAAACGCGCGGTGGCCAAGGCACCGAACGTGGAATTGCGCGAGGGCATCGCCACAGAGCAGATCCATGCGCTGGTGCGCGCCGCCCAGGTGAACGTGCTGCCCACTTTCCAGGCCACGGGCATCAAATTGAAATTGCTGCTCTGCCTCTTCAACGGCCGCCACGTGGTGTGCAATACGCCGATGATCGAGGGCACGGGCCTCGAAGGGCTCTGCCATGTGCACGACGATCCGCAGGGCATGCGCGAGAGCATCTTGGCCTGCATGGGCAAACCCGCGAATGGCCAGGCGCTGGAAGCGCGCGCGCGCGTGCTGGAGGAGCGCTTCAGCAACCGCAGGAACGCGGAGCTGATCCTGGCGCTTCTCGCTTGA
- a CDS encoding ATP-binding cassette domain-containing protein: protein MSTAPLVQLNSARIFQRENLVLNHVDFAVYKGEFVYLIGRTGSGKSSLMRVLYGDVPLTEGEGFCCGFDLRKLKRAQVPYLRRKIGIVFQDFQLLSDRTVQENLFFVMRATGWTDRKAMDRRAQEVLEKVGLANKGYKMPHELSGGEQQRVSVARALVNDPELILADEPTGNLDPETTGEIVDLLFSISTTGRSVIMATHDYSHMKSLTARVVRCEEGKLLELSAARAV from the coding sequence ATGTCCACCGCCCCGCTCGTCCAGCTCAACAGCGCGCGCATCTTCCAGCGCGAGAACCTGGTGCTCAACCACGTTGATTTCGCCGTGTACAAGGGCGAGTTCGTGTACCTCATCGGACGCACCGGCAGCGGCAAGAGCAGCCTCATGCGCGTGCTCTACGGCGACGTGCCGCTCACCGAGGGGGAGGGCTTCTGCTGCGGCTTCGACCTGCGGAAACTGAAGCGCGCGCAGGTACCCTACCTGCGCCGGAAGATCGGCATCGTGTTCCAGGACTTCCAGCTGCTGAGCGACCGCACGGTGCAGGAGAACCTCTTCTTCGTGATGCGCGCCACCGGCTGGACCGACCGCAAGGCGATGGACCGCCGCGCCCAGGAGGTGCTGGAGAAGGTGGGGCTGGCGAACAAGGGCTACAAGATGCCGCACGAGCTCAGCGGCGGCGAGCAGCAGCGCGTGAGCGTGGCCCGCGCGCTGGTGAACGATCCCGAGCTGATCCTGGCCGACGAGCCCACCGGCAACCTCGACCCTGAGACCACGGGCGAGATCGTGGACCTGCTCTTCTCCATCAGCACCACCGGCCGCAGCGTGATCATGGCCACGCACGATTATTCGCACATGAAGAGCCTCACCGCGCGCGTGGTGCGCTGCGAGGAGGGGAAGCTGCTCGAGCTGAGCGCAGCAAGGGCGGTGTGA